From a region of the Molothrus ater isolate BHLD 08-10-18 breed brown headed cowbird chromosome 15, BPBGC_Mater_1.1, whole genome shotgun sequence genome:
- the ZMAT2 gene encoding zinc finger matrin-type protein 2 — MASGSGTKNLDFRRKWDKDEYEKLAEKRLTEEREKKDGKPAQPVKRELLRHRDYKVDLESKLGKTIVITKTTPQSEMGGYYCNVCDCVVKDSINFLDHINGKKHQRNLGMSMRVERSTLDQVKKRFEVNKKKMEEKQKDYDFEERMKELREEEEKAKAYKKEKQREKKRRAEEDLTFEEDDEMAAVMGFSGFGSTKKSH; from the exons ACCAAGAACCTGGACTTCCGCAGGAAGTGGGACAAGGATGAGTATGAGAAACTCGCCGAGAAGCGGCTCAcggaggagagggagaagaaagatg GCAAACCAGCTCAGCCTGTCAAAAGGGAACTTCTGCGGCACCGGGACTACAAAGTGGACCTGGAATCCAAGCTGGGGAAAACCATTGTCATCACCAAAACTACCCCTCAGTCAGAGATGGGAGG GTATTACTGTAATGTATGTGACTGTGTGGTGAAGGATTCCATCAACTTCTTGGATCACATCAATGGCAAAAAAC ACcagaggaatctgggcatgtccatGCGGGTGGAGCGCTCCACGCTGGACCAGGTGAAGAAACGCTTTGAGGTGAACAAGAAGAAGatggaggagaagcagaaggatTATGACTTTGAGGAGAGGATGAAGGAACTCCGTGAGGAG gaggagaaggccAAAGCCTACaagaaggagaagcagagagagaagaagaggcGGGCAGAGGAAGATTTGACCTTTGAAGAGGATGATGAAATGGCAGCTGTGATGGGTTTCTCTGGTTTTGGCTCAACCAAAAAGAGCCACTGA